The following proteins are encoded in a genomic region of Bacillus sp. FJAT-22090:
- a CDS encoding EamA family transporter, with the protein MKLWIYPLMVVFAASCYGTLSTMIKLAIGDGYTASEATSSQYIIGFLLAFIIYMVTQRKLPRFNGGFKIVLLAGIFTGLTGIVYGQALIYLPASLAVVMLFQFTWIGTLIDCILRRRLPSRPEVISLIILFVGTILAAGVIDVDLSGIDWKGWVFGFAAALSFSLNMNVNTKQVVGMNTTTRLLFVSFFAMIMITLFQSPEIIWNGKLFTEPLIFYGLALGLLGIIIPIYLFVIAVPKVGGAVSSILSAMELPVAVTVSVIVLSEALSWIQVLGIAIILVGMCIPTLAGISRNKKRKSV; encoded by the coding sequence ATGAAATTATGGATTTACCCCTTAATGGTTGTTTTTGCAGCAAGCTGTTATGGGACATTATCAACAATGATCAAACTGGCAATTGGGGATGGTTACACTGCCTCTGAAGCAACATCAAGTCAATATATTATTGGTTTTCTTTTAGCATTCATTATATATATGGTGACACAACGAAAGCTTCCCCGTTTCAATGGTGGCTTTAAAATCGTTTTGTTAGCTGGTATTTTTACTGGACTTACAGGAATTGTTTATGGACAGGCACTTATCTATTTACCTGCGTCTCTTGCAGTAGTTATGCTTTTTCAATTCACTTGGATCGGAACGCTTATTGATTGTATTCTAAGAAGACGGTTACCATCTAGGCCAGAAGTTATTTCCCTTATCATATTATTTGTCGGAACCATTTTGGCTGCTGGTGTAATTGATGTCGATTTAAGTGGTATTGACTGGAAAGGCTGGGTATTTGGATTTGCCGCTGCACTATCATTTTCCCTTAATATGAACGTCAATACAAAGCAAGTGGTAGGTATGAATACTACTACTCGTCTATTGTTCGTTTCTTTTTTTGCAATGATCATGATTACCTTATTCCAAAGTCCTGAAATTATATGGAATGGAAAGCTGTTTACAGAACCACTTATTTTCTATGGACTGGCCCTTGGTTTGCTCGGTATTATTATTCCAATTTATTTATTTGTTATTGCGGTTCCAAAAGTAGGAGGAGCAGTTTCTTCTATTTTAAGCGCAATGGAATTGCCGGTTGCTGTGACTGTTTCAGTAATAGTATTAAGTGAGGCATTATCTTGGATACAAGTTCTCGGTATAGCAATTATTTTAGTTGGTATGTGCATTCCGACACTTGCCGGAATTAGTAGAAATAAAAAACGAAAGTCTGTTTAA
- a CDS encoding MMPL family transporter, whose translation MKNKSHWLIIIAAWLSIVILLSFLAPSGKEVASSSKNAGLPETALSIQADKMLKEKFSTSDGLPLIIVFENKKGASDEKIQEVLELMEKNYSNMPRFSQIPLEKRASFVSEDQKTFFIPLILQGNLESKEVHEEVKEIKNNVSQIVPSDFKIYYTGPAGIASDTIELFSQADLILLLATVGIIFILLILIYRSFLLAIIPLIGASIVYGVVDRLIGLTGKFTSITIENQALSIMTILLFAVITDYSLLLYARYKEEQDMKVALARTRETILFSGGTILAGVATLSFAIYEPYRNFAPVFVIAVITMLIAGLTLLPALFAVVKMPKQKNKKSKLWILAGNISTQKPWRVALPILLLVGIGTWHATTTVYSYDLLESFPKELSSREGFKKLGAFSEGEIAPTTILIKSTDDNTISSIIEKIEDRPLVDQVRPSSEADGHTQFSVILKANPYSKEALDEIENIRDQFKEQNVQVIGETAKQVDIRNINGRDTSLVMILTTVLIGAMLAFQTKSIRVSLLIIVSILLSFGASLGFSTWIFNLLFNYSSFSYRIPLYSFVFLVALGVDYSIMLMSRLKEERKLLSEQEAIAKSVELTGGVISAAGLILAATFAVLITQPVMELKVFGFVVAFGVLIDTFIVRPLLLPALLTITSKK comes from the coding sequence ATGAAAAATAAAAGTCACTGGCTTATCATTATAGCTGCCTGGCTATCGATAGTAATATTACTTTCTTTTCTTGCTCCATCAGGAAAAGAAGTGGCGAGTTCATCCAAAAATGCTGGACTGCCAGAGACAGCCTTGTCAATACAAGCGGATAAAATGCTAAAAGAGAAGTTCTCTACTAGTGATGGATTACCTCTAATCATCGTTTTTGAAAATAAAAAAGGAGCTTCTGATGAAAAAATTCAGGAAGTTCTAGAATTAATGGAAAAAAATTATTCAAATATGCCGAGATTCTCTCAAATTCCTTTGGAAAAACGGGCTTCTTTTGTATCGGAGGATCAGAAAACATTTTTCATTCCATTAATTTTACAAGGAAATTTAGAAAGTAAAGAGGTTCATGAAGAGGTTAAAGAGATTAAAAATAATGTATCTCAAATTGTTCCTTCCGACTTTAAGATTTACTACACAGGGCCAGCGGGAATAGCAAGTGATACAATAGAACTTTTCTCACAGGCAGATTTGATATTACTTTTAGCGACAGTTGGTATTATTTTTATCCTACTCATCCTAATTTACCGTTCATTCTTACTTGCGATTATTCCTCTTATTGGGGCTAGTATTGTGTATGGGGTCGTGGACAGATTGATTGGTCTCACTGGTAAGTTCACATCAATTACGATTGAAAACCAAGCCCTTTCCATTATGACGATTTTATTGTTCGCTGTAATAACGGATTATTCCCTTCTGCTGTACGCTCGGTATAAAGAAGAACAGGATATGAAAGTGGCACTTGCTCGAACAAGAGAAACCATTCTATTTAGTGGTGGAACTATTTTAGCAGGAGTAGCAACACTTTCGTTTGCCATATATGAACCATATCGTAATTTTGCACCGGTGTTTGTTATTGCGGTAATTACCATGCTAATAGCAGGTCTTACTCTTTTGCCAGCATTGTTTGCTGTTGTAAAAATGCCGAAACAGAAAAACAAGAAATCGAAGCTTTGGATTTTAGCCGGTAACATAAGCACTCAAAAGCCATGGAGAGTTGCACTCCCTATCCTCTTGCTTGTAGGAATAGGGACTTGGCATGCTACAACCACTGTCTATTCCTATGATTTATTGGAATCCTTTCCAAAGGAATTATCTTCGCGAGAAGGTTTTAAAAAACTAGGTGCATTTTCAGAAGGTGAAATTGCACCTACAACAATTTTAATAAAATCAACAGATGATAATACCATTTCGAGTATTATAGAAAAGATAGAAGATAGACCATTAGTCGATCAAGTACGGCCTTCTTCAGAGGCTGATGGTCATACACAGTTTTCTGTTATATTAAAAGCCAATCCTTATAGTAAAGAGGCTTTAGATGAAATAGAAAATATAAGAGATCAGTTCAAAGAACAAAATGTTCAGGTTATCGGAGAAACAGCAAAACAAGTGGATATTCGTAACATTAATGGAAGAGACACCAGTTTGGTAATGATTTTAACGACTGTTTTAATAGGTGCAATGCTAGCATTTCAAACAAAATCTATCCGAGTATCTCTATTAATAATAGTTTCTATATTATTATCTTTTGGAGCATCGTTAGGATTCTCCACATGGATCTTTAACCTATTATTTAATTACTCGTCGTTTAGTTATCGTATTCCTTTGTATTCATTCGTTTTTTTAGTAGCTTTAGGAGTAGACTATTCTATTATGTTGATGAGTAGATTAAAAGAAGAGAGAAAACTACTTAGCGAGCAGGAAGCAATTGCAAAATCTGTTGAATTAACTGGAGGCGTTATTTCTGCAGCGGGTTTAATTTTGGCAGCTACGTTTGCAGTATTGATTACACAGCCTGTAATGGAACTGAAAGTATTTGGTTTTGTAGTAGCGTTTGGCGTTCTAATCGATACATTTATCGTAAGACCGCTATTATTACCTGCATTGTTAACAATTACAAGTAAAAAATAG
- a CDS encoding sensor histidine kinase — translation MRTLYSKFVWMTLLIMFLSGSLGFIIVNTYYHQNLKVENDSKNVLVAKSMVKLIETTEQNDLEPILNAFGESGYQIYIISEEGHIKSFGGDFRENDISDTVVKSVIGGDIYHGMKEFPRETFITGYFSNELTNTVGVPFTYDNKKYALFQRPNIKFLFNEIHILLGGLAAAMIVISVIAMLIVAKKMINPLSKLTIATRKIANEDFQVPIPVYQKDEIGQLAESFRYMVKQLEASDRYKKEFISRVSHDFQTPLLNIQGYATLLENEKLNEKDLLTYTSIIQKEAKRLSSVMKQLLILTSFDQMNHRRKKESYRLDNQLKQVVQKFRWMMDEKDIFLKLQLKEVEISGDIEMLEYVWENLISNAIKYNRSPGEIHIKVIESINHVLVTIQDTGVGNKDSNYDQWTDRFYRDDIARSTQIEGSGLGLAIVKEVIQSHNGSLLFESVEPFGTKVTVQLNKL, via the coding sequence ATGAGAACCTTATATAGTAAGTTTGTATGGATGACACTTCTCATTATGTTTCTCAGCGGGTCTTTGGGTTTTATCATTGTGAATACGTATTACCATCAAAATTTAAAAGTGGAAAATGATTCGAAGAATGTGCTTGTTGCAAAATCCATGGTAAAGCTGATTGAGACAACTGAGCAAAACGATTTAGAGCCTATTCTAAATGCTTTTGGAGAAAGTGGGTATCAAATATATATTATAAGTGAAGAAGGCCATATAAAGAGCTTTGGTGGCGATTTCAGAGAAAATGATATAAGTGATACTGTAGTGAAAAGCGTTATAGGGGGAGATATATATCATGGAATGAAGGAGTTTCCTAGAGAAACCTTTATTACGGGTTATTTTTCAAATGAATTAACAAATACAGTTGGAGTTCCATTTACATATGACAATAAAAAATATGCATTATTTCAGAGACCTAATATAAAATTTCTATTTAATGAAATTCATATATTATTAGGTGGTCTTGCAGCAGCAATGATTGTCATCAGTGTAATTGCTATGTTAATAGTAGCGAAAAAAATGATTAATCCTTTATCGAAATTGACCATTGCTACTAGAAAAATTGCGAACGAAGATTTCCAAGTACCGATACCAGTTTATCAAAAAGATGAAATTGGACAACTAGCAGAAAGTTTTCGATATATGGTGAAGCAGTTGGAAGCAAGTGACCGATATAAGAAAGAATTTATATCAAGAGTATCACATGATTTTCAAACACCATTATTAAATATTCAAGGCTATGCTACATTACTTGAGAACGAAAAGCTGAACGAAAAGGATCTTTTAACATACACATCCATTATTCAAAAAGAAGCAAAGCGTTTATCAAGCGTAATGAAGCAATTATTGATACTTACTTCATTTGATCAAATGAATCACCGAAGAAAAAAAGAAAGTTATCGACTTGATAACCAGTTAAAACAAGTCGTACAAAAGTTTAGATGGATGATGGATGAAAAAGATATATTTCTGAAACTACAACTGAAAGAAGTAGAAATATCAGGAGATATAGAAATGTTGGAGTATGTTTGGGAGAATCTTATCTCGAATGCAATAAAATATAATCGCTCTCCTGGAGAAATTCACATTAAAGTTATTGAATCAATAAATCATGTACTTGTTACTATACAAGATACTGGAGTTGGCAATAAGGATTCTAATTATGATCAATGGACAGACCGTTTTTACCGCGATGATATAGCAAGATCTACACAAATTGAGGGTAGTGGGCTTGGCCTTGCCATTGTAAAAGAAGTGATTCAGTCTCATAATGGAAGCTTATTATTTGAAAGTGTAGAGCCATTTGGAACGAAGGTAACCGTTCAATTAAATAAGCTGTAA
- a CDS encoding response regulator transcription factor, with product MVVILAVDDDVHTLDLISIYLSQTGYQVIKATNGKEGLALIENIAPDLAIVDVMMPIMDGLTLTKQIRDQYDIPVLLLTAKGRLEDKEKGYLAGSDDYLVKPFEPKELLFRIRAILRRYDKTSDANIQVGNLCINRKRFEVHVGEDILVLPLKEFELLSKLATKPNQVFTRDQLIESVWGMDFEGDEQTLSVHIKRIRERLNKLQTDIHITTVRGIGYKLEGKRL from the coding sequence TTGGTAGTAATACTAGCAGTAGATGATGATGTGCATACGTTAGATTTAATATCTATTTATTTGTCCCAAACGGGGTACCAAGTAATCAAAGCAACTAACGGGAAAGAAGGATTAGCATTAATAGAAAATATAGCTCCTGATCTTGCAATTGTAGATGTTATGATGCCCATTATGGATGGATTAACTTTAACGAAGCAAATACGTGATCAATATGATATTCCTGTATTACTTTTAACTGCAAAAGGAAGATTAGAGGATAAAGAAAAAGGATATTTGGCTGGTTCTGATGACTATTTAGTAAAACCTTTTGAACCAAAAGAATTACTATTTCGTATACGAGCAATTTTGAGAAGATATGATAAAACGAGTGATGCCAATATTCAAGTAGGAAATTTATGTATCAATCGAAAACGATTTGAAGTGCATGTTGGTGAAGATATATTAGTATTGCCGTTAAAGGAGTTTGAGTTACTTTCTAAGCTGGCTACTAAACCAAATCAAGTGTTTACACGTGATCAACTAATAGAATCAGTATGGGGCATGGATTTTGAAGGCGACGAACAGACTTTAAGCGTACATATTAAACGAATTCGGGAACGTTTAAATAAATTGCAAACTGATATTCATATCACTACAGTACGTGGCATCGGATATAAATTAGAGGGCAAGCGTTTATGA
- the lysS gene encoding lysine--tRNA ligase, whose product MSNVEELSDQILVRRQKMTSIQEKGLDPFGSKFERTHLSDQVIAEYDQFTKEQLEETPHEVVIAGRIMTKRGKGKAGFAHIQDLGGQIQIYVRKDAIGEEAYELFNTADLGDIVGVRGNVFRTQVGELSVKAVEFTFLTKSLRPMPEKFHGLKDVEQRYRQRYLDLMTSEESKNTFIARSRIIQAIRRYLDGQGYLEVETPMLHTIAGGAAARPFITHHNALDMELYMRIAIELHLKRLIVGGLEKVYEIGRVFRNEGVSTRHNPEFTMIELYEAYADYQDIMNLTENLVSHVAQEVLGTTTVTYGEDQINLAPGWRRWHMADAVKETTGVDFWKEMTKEEAHGLAKEHGVDVKPTMEVGHVLNEFFEQKVEETLVQPTFIYGHPVEVSPLAKKNPEDGRFTDRFELFIVRREHANAFTELNDPIDQRQRFEAQLAEKEAGNDEAHEMDEDFLEALEYGMPPTGGLGIGIDRLIMLLTNSASIRDVLLFPTMRHKD is encoded by the coding sequence ATGTCTAATGTAGAAGAATTAAGCGATCAAATTTTGGTGAGAAGACAGAAGATGACTTCTATACAAGAAAAAGGATTAGATCCTTTTGGTAGCAAATTTGAGCGTACCCATTTAAGTGATCAAGTAATTGCTGAATATGATCAATTTACTAAAGAACAATTAGAAGAAACACCTCATGAAGTCGTAATTGCAGGACGAATTATGACTAAAAGAGGAAAAGGGAAAGCTGGATTTGCACACATTCAAGATTTGGGCGGTCAAATTCAAATTTATGTACGAAAAGATGCAATCGGAGAAGAAGCGTATGAATTATTTAATACAGCTGATTTAGGAGATATTGTAGGAGTAAGAGGGAATGTATTTCGTACACAAGTAGGCGAACTATCGGTGAAAGCGGTAGAATTCACATTCTTAACAAAATCCCTACGTCCAATGCCAGAAAAGTTTCACGGTTTAAAAGACGTTGAGCAACGTTATCGTCAACGTTATTTAGATTTAATGACAAGTGAAGAAAGTAAAAATACATTTATTGCTAGAAGTCGTATCATTCAAGCGATTCGTCGTTATTTAGATGGACAAGGCTATTTGGAAGTTGAAACACCGATGTTACATACAATCGCTGGTGGAGCAGCTGCTCGTCCTTTTATCACGCATCATAATGCATTAGATATGGAATTATACATGCGTATTGCGATTGAATTGCATTTAAAACGTCTAATCGTAGGTGGATTAGAAAAAGTATATGAAATTGGTCGTGTTTTCCGAAATGAAGGTGTTTCAACACGTCATAACCCAGAATTTACAATGATTGAATTGTATGAAGCGTATGCTGATTACCAAGATATCATGAACTTAACAGAGAATCTTGTTTCTCATGTTGCTCAAGAGGTATTAGGGACAACTACTGTTACTTACGGTGAGGATCAAATTAACCTTGCTCCTGGCTGGAGACGTTGGCATATGGCAGATGCGGTAAAAGAAACTACCGGTGTAGACTTCTGGAAAGAAATGACCAAAGAAGAAGCGCATGGTTTAGCAAAAGAACATGGTGTTGATGTAAAACCTACGATGGAAGTTGGTCATGTATTAAATGAGTTCTTTGAACAAAAAGTAGAAGAAACATTAGTGCAACCTACATTTATATATGGACATCCTGTAGAGGTATCTCCTCTTGCGAAGAAAAATCCGGAGGACGGTCGTTTTACAGATCGTTTTGAATTGTTCATTGTTCGTCGTGAGCACGCAAACGCATTTACAGAACTAAATGACCCTATTGATCAACGTCAACGCTTCGAAGCCCAATTAGCTGAAAAAGAAGCAGGTAATGACGAAGCGCATGAAATGGATGAAGATTTCTTAGAGGCATTAGAATATGGTATGCCGCCAACAGGTGGTCTTGGAATCGGTATTGACCGTTTGATTATGTTGTTAACTAACTCTGCATCTATTCGCGATGTATTATTGTTCCCAACAATGCGTCATAAAGATTAA
- the dusB gene encoding tRNA dihydrouridine synthase DusB, with protein sequence MTKAATKPFKIGNFEMDNRVVLAPMAGICNSAFRLTVKEFGAGLVYAEMISDKGIVNKNEKTLSMLYIDERENPLSLQIFGGEKDTLVAAAKYVDQHTSADIIDINMGCPVNKIIKCEAGARWLLDPEKIYEMVSAVVDNVNKPVSVKMRTGWDDDHIYIVDNVRAVERAGGAAVAVHGRTRLQMYEGQANWDLIRQAKEAVNIPVIGNGDINTPQDAKRMLEETGVDAVMIGRAALGDPWMIYRTVEYLETGELKPEPTVEEKIEVCLLHFDRLTALKGEGIAVREMRKHASWYLKGIRGNGKARNMINQTESAQELKDYLRYFAEETSKEYNADSVLAY encoded by the coding sequence TTGACAAAAGCAGCGACAAAACCATTTAAAATTGGAAATTTTGAAATGGATAATCGTGTCGTGTTAGCGCCAATGGCAGGTATTTGTAACTCTGCTTTCCGATTAACTGTTAAAGAGTTTGGAGCAGGGTTAGTTTACGCAGAAATGATTAGTGACAAAGGAATCGTTAATAAAAACGAAAAGACTTTGAGCATGCTTTATATAGATGAGCGAGAAAATCCTCTATCACTTCAAATTTTCGGGGGAGAAAAAGATACACTTGTAGCAGCTGCCAAATACGTAGATCAGCATACTTCTGCGGATATCATTGATATTAATATGGGGTGTCCGGTAAACAAAATTATTAAGTGTGAGGCTGGAGCGAGATGGCTTCTTGATCCTGAGAAAATTTATGAAATGGTTTCTGCGGTAGTCGACAATGTAAATAAACCTGTTAGTGTAAAAATGCGTACAGGTTGGGACGATGATCATATTTACATTGTGGATAATGTTCGTGCAGTAGAACGTGCTGGCGGAGCAGCGGTTGCCGTACATGGTCGTACTCGTTTACAAATGTACGAAGGGCAGGCGAATTGGGATTTGATTCGTCAGGCAAAGGAAGCTGTGAATATACCGGTTATCGGTAACGGTGATATAAATACTCCACAAGATGCAAAGCGTATGCTAGAAGAAACAGGCGTCGACGCTGTAATGATAGGGCGAGCAGCTCTAGGAGACCCATGGATGATTTATCGTACGGTGGAATACTTGGAGACAGGTGAACTTAAGCCTGAACCTACAGTAGAAGAGAAGATTGAAGTGTGCTTATTACATTTTGATCGTTTAACTGCATTAAAAGGAGAAGGTATCGCTGTAAGAGAAATGCGTAAACATGCTTCTTGGTACTTAAAAGGTATTCGTGGTAATGGTAAAGCGCGTAATATGATTAATCAAACAGAATCTGCACAAGAGTTAAAGGATTACTTACGTTATTTTGCGGAAGAAACATCAAAAGAATATAATGCTGACTCTGTTCTTGCTTATTAA
- a CDS encoding helix-turn-helix domain-containing protein, with amino-acid sequence MENVRWGRRIRAFRRLKRLSQVELAKEMEMSVSILGQIEQGKRVPSERQLDKIASLLDIPIEELKGEIKAGE; translated from the coding sequence ATGGAAAACGTTCGATGGGGTAGACGCATTCGTGCATTTCGACGCTTAAAAAGGTTGAGTCAAGTTGAACTGGCGAAAGAAATGGAGATGTCTGTGTCTATACTCGGGCAAATAGAGCAAGGGAAAAGAGTTCCAAGTGAACGGCAGTTAGATAAAATTGCTTCCTTGTTAGATATACCGATAGAAGAATTAAAAGGAGAAATAAAGGCAGGTGAATGA
- the folK gene encoding 2-amino-4-hydroxy-6-hydroxymethyldihydropteridine diphosphokinase: MNIAYLSLGSNIGNRFDFLRKSVQLLNDSESIQVTQVSSVYETDPVGYVDQAAFLNIVVELETLFTPQELLKRCNEIEAELGRTREVRWGPRTVDLDILLYNEENMKTENLIIPHPRMTERGFVLVPLVELNSDLVEPLTKRSLLELAQVQKEGVHIWKTFDGVDAFVHFDA; encoded by the coding sequence ATGAATATAGCGTATTTATCATTAGGATCTAATATCGGAAATCGATTTGATTTTCTTAGAAAATCTGTTCAATTACTAAATGATTCTGAAAGTATACAAGTAACGCAAGTTTCTTCTGTTTACGAAACAGATCCAGTTGGGTATGTAGATCAAGCTGCCTTTTTGAATATAGTGGTGGAGCTTGAGACATTATTTACACCGCAGGAATTATTAAAGAGATGCAATGAAATAGAGGCAGAACTAGGTCGTACTCGTGAAGTTCGTTGGGGTCCTCGAACTGTAGACCTTGACATTTTGTTGTATAATGAAGAGAATATGAAAACGGAGAACCTTATTATTCCTCATCCAAGGATGACGGAGAGAGGCTTCGTGCTCGTACCTCTTGTGGAGTTAAATTCGGATTTAGTTGAGCCTCTTACAAAGCGTTCTTTATTGGAGCTTGCACAAGTTCAGAAAGAAGGCGTTCATATATGGAAAACGTTCGATGGGGTAGACGCATTCGTGCATTTCGACGCTTAA
- the folB gene encoding dihydroneopterin aldolase, with protein MDYIHLNDLEFYGFHGALPEETKLGQIFRVTITLACDLKKAGETDNLDETVNYAEVFELCKEIVEGKPYLLIEAVAENIAARILSEYESKVSGCRIQLVKPNPPIAGHYASVAVDITRGIL; from the coding sequence ATGGACTATATACATCTGAATGATTTAGAATTTTACGGGTTTCATGGTGCGTTACCTGAAGAAACGAAGCTCGGTCAAATTTTTCGAGTAACCATCACACTAGCTTGTGATTTAAAAAAAGCTGGTGAAACCGATAACTTAGATGAAACAGTAAATTATGCAGAGGTATTTGAGCTTTGTAAGGAAATAGTAGAAGGCAAGCCATATTTATTAATAGAAGCAGTTGCTGAAAATATCGCTGCGCGTATCTTATCAGAATATGAATCTAAGGTGAGTGGCTGTCGCATACAGCTAGTTAAGCCTAATCCGCCTATTGCAGGCCATTATGCTTCTGTCGCGGTTGATATTACGAGAGGTATACTATGA
- the folP gene encoding dihydropteroate synthase yields the protein MNLQFNTKPFEAGGVKLDFRKESIVMGILNVTPDSFSDGGKFNNVEAAVARAKQMVADGAKIIDIGGESTRPGYTIISDEEEIARVVPVIKAITAEVDAVISIDTYKSEVARAAILAGAHVINDIWGAKRDSKVAKVAAELGVPIILMHNRDNEEYTDFWPEAKRDLEECIQIAKAAGVTDENIWLDPGIGFGKTTTQNVWMMQHLDELVDMGYPVLLATSRKRLIGNVLNLPVNERMEGTGATVCYGVQLGCHMVRVHDVKEIARMTKMMDVLTGKVQFKESEA from the coding sequence ATGAACTTACAATTTAATACCAAGCCTTTTGAAGCTGGTGGGGTTAAGTTAGATTTTCGAAAAGAATCAATTGTTATGGGGATACTAAATGTTACACCGGATTCCTTTTCGGATGGTGGAAAATTTAATAACGTCGAAGCAGCAGTAGCTCGTGCAAAGCAAATGGTTGCAGATGGCGCCAAAATCATTGATATTGGTGGTGAATCCACAAGACCTGGGTACACTATCATTTCAGATGAAGAGGAAATAGCGCGTGTCGTACCAGTTATAAAAGCAATTACTGCGGAAGTAGATGCGGTCATTTCCATCGATACATATAAGTCAGAAGTTGCTAGAGCAGCAATACTGGCAGGTGCACATGTCATTAATGATATTTGGGGCGCAAAAAGAGATTCAAAAGTTGCCAAGGTAGCTGCAGAATTAGGAGTTCCAATTATACTCATGCATAATAGAGATAACGAAGAATATACAGATTTTTGGCCAGAAGCAAAACGAGATTTAGAGGAATGTATTCAAATTGCAAAAGCAGCAGGAGTGACCGATGAAAATATTTGGTTAGATCCAGGTATCGGCTTCGGAAAGACAACAACTCAAAATGTTTGGATGATGCAGCACTTAGATGAATTAGTAGATATGGGTTATCCAGTTTTACTTGCAACATCTCGAAAACGTTTAATCGGTAATGTATTAAATCTTCCTGTAAACGAACGAATGGAAGGTACAGGGGCGACCGTGTGCTATGGTGTTCAGCTTGGTTGCCATATGGTGCGAGTACATGATGTGAAGGAAATTGCCCGTATGACAAAAATGATGGACGTGCTAACAGGAAAGGTGCAATTTAAGGAAAGTGAGGCTTAA
- the pabC gene encoding aminodeoxychorismate lyase yields the protein MDAWKDGEYYRADELTISPYDHGFLYGLGFFETFRTYDGKVFLWEEHWNRLARALADFRITMPFDQKTIMEAVKVLTTMNNEEDGYFRLNISAGVHDIGLQPNSYDKPTVILFRKPLHTVPRGTEKSAVWLETVRNSPESGTRHKSHHYANNIHARFEVASLASLEGIFLTSDGFVAEGITSNLFWVKNGKLFTPSLETGILAGITRDWIIKNSPIVVEEGLFKQDALNEADEVFITNAVQEIVPIKDISEKHYLGNQGPVYATLHEMYVKCIQKEG from the coding sequence ATGGATGCTTGGAAAGATGGAGAATATTATCGAGCGGATGAACTTACAATTTCTCCTTATGACCATGGCTTTTTGTACGGGCTAGGGTTTTTTGAAACATTTCGTACGTATGATGGAAAAGTATTTTTATGGGAAGAGCATTGGAATCGACTTGCTCGAGCACTAGCTGATTTTCGTATTACAATGCCTTTTGATCAAAAAACAATTATGGAAGCTGTAAAAGTATTAACTACTATGAATAACGAGGAAGACGGTTATTTTCGTTTAAACATTTCAGCAGGTGTCCATGATATCGGGCTACAGCCTAATAGTTATGACAAGCCGACTGTTATTTTATTTCGAAAACCTTTACACACTGTACCTAGAGGAACAGAAAAGTCTGCCGTTTGGTTAGAAACAGTGAGAAATTCGCCGGAAAGTGGCACACGTCATAAATCTCATCATTATGCGAATAATATACATGCTCGATTCGAGGTTGCATCACTTGCGTCACTAGAGGGTATCTTTCTAACTTCTGATGGTTTTGTAGCAGAAGGAATTACGTCCAACTTATTTTGGGTGAAAAATGGGAAGTTATTTACACCTTCTTTGGAAACAGGAATATTAGCAGGCATCACACGTGATTGGATCATTAAAAATTCACCAATAGTAGTAGAAGAAGGTTTATTTAAACAAGATGCATTGAATGAAGCGGACGAAGTATTTATTACCAATGCAGTACAAGAGATTGTGCCTATAAAAGATATAAGCGAAAAGCATTATTTAGGAAACCAAGGACCCGTTTATGCTACGCTTCATGAGATGTATGTAAAGTGTATTCAGAAAGAAGGATAA